ATACATTAAATTTTTTTATATCCTTGACATTTACATGACCAACTGTGGAGCCACTATTTTTTCTTTGCGCTTGCCTAAAAACATAATCTGAACGAACCATAGCCCAAAGAAAAATACTATTAGTTTTCTTTTTATCAGGTCTAAAAAGCATAGTGCGCTGACCCAAAGAAAATCTGTGAGAATTTGGTAATACAACAGCTTCACCAAAAGTACCTTCTCTTGCATAAACAATATCACCTTGTTCAGGCTTAAGCCTTTTTGTCCGAACCAAATATTCTTCTTCGTCAAGATATTGCATGCTCTCCCAACTTATATAACCATTAGTGAGTTCAGAAGTCCTAATACAAGGAAATTGGGTTTTTACTTCAACTTTTCTTGGTGTTGAATGTGGACAATCCACAATAGTAGAGCAAAGACTTTCTAAGGCAACAACAGGGTATTGATTAAAATTATGTTCAGGGTCACCAAACATCTCCAAAAACACCGATTTTAAATATTCATCGAGCAGGCGGATGCTTTCTTTGCGTTGGGCTATCAGGCTCTCGGCTTTGGTGAGGATGTTGGCGATGTCGAGTTGGGTTTCGAGGGAAGGTAGCGGTACTTCAATGCTATTTAAGGCTGATTTTGTAAGCTTTCCTCTTGTAGTACCTGTAATATATTTGTTTAAGTCTGCTTCATTTAGAAAGTATCTCAAATATTCCAAATTTGCTTTTCCATTTTCTTTCAAGACGTGAGCATGGTTGTTTACCCAACATTTTTCATTGTAAATATTCGCACAAATTTGTTTTGCCCCCCAACTTCCGCCATCCTCTGCAAGACACAGTATTTTTTCATCAAAAATGTATTCATCAATGTAATCCATGATATTATTTGCGCCAATATATGGATATAGTTTTTCTATTGATTTTTCAGCTCTTTGCTGAGAATTTAATGGTATGCGTTTACCATCAAGATTTGACGTAATATTTCCTAATTTTTCAATCTTCATTAGATCAAACCTTTTAATTCTGCCAAACCTTTTCCAATTTCACTTTCAATATTTTCCAATTTACCAATTATTACATCGGGTTTTTCGTACACCACTTCTTCGTACACTTCTTCTTTGTACTTGCTAAAACTAAGGTCGTAGCCATTTTCCTTAATTTCGGCTTTGGGTACAAAAAAGTGTTTGGCTTTTCGGTCGTTGTCTTTCTCGGGTTTTCTGGTTTTATAGTTTTTTACAATATCCTGTAAATCGCTGTTGGCAATTTTGTTCCGTTTATCGTCAAGACTGTAACCATCGTTTTCCATGCCATAAAACCATAAATTATTTGTTTCGCCGCCTTTGGTAAACAGTAAAATGGCGGTAGCCACACCGGCATAAGGTTTAAATACGCCGCTTGGCATAGCAATAACCGCTTTTAGTTCTGCTTTTTCAATAAGGGTTTGACGTAAGGTTTTAAAGGCTTTTCCGCTCCCAAACAAAACGCCTTGCGGAACAATTACGGCTGCTGTGCCTCCCATTTTAAGCATGTGGAAAATACGTTCAACAAACAACAATTCAGTTTTAGTAGTGGGCAGTTGCAGGCTTTCGTTTATGTCGCCTTTGTCGATATTTCCTGTAAATGGCGGATTGGCCATAATGACATCGTACTTGCTGTTTTCGTTAAAACTTTTGCTCAGGGTGTCCTTATAGTCAATTAATGGTTCGTCAATGCCATGCATCATTAGATTCATCATTCCCAAACGAACCATTGTTGTATCAATATCGTAACCCGAAAAACTTTGGTCGAGTATCTGTTTTAATTCTTGCGTGAGTATGGCACTAATGGCAGCCCGTTCAAAACCATCTTCGTCAGTTACCAGTTTCGAAGCATCTTTTTTGCGTACCAAATCACTTAAAATGTACTGATAAGCACCCAACAAGAAACCACCTGTACCACATGCAGGGTCAGCAATGTTTTGGCCTAATTGAGGTGCAACCAGTTCAGCCATTAATTTAATGATATGTCGTGGTGTACGGAATTGTCCGTTTTTTCCAGCTTGTGCAATTTCGCCCAACAACATTTCGTAAACATCGCCCTGTATGTCCTGAAAAGACTGTCCTCCTTCGGTGGCATCACGTTCTATTTCTGTAAAAATATCTTCAATCAGCTGAATAGCCGAAACCAATAAACTGGCTTTGGGCATTATAAAAACAGCATTTTCCATGTGTTTGGTAAATGCCGATGTTTCACCGTTTAAGGTTTTCATAAACGGAAATACACGAGTTTGCACATGCATCAGCATTTCATCGGCTGGT
Above is a genomic segment from uncultured Draconibacterium sp. containing:
- a CDS encoding restriction endonuclease subunit S is translated as MKIEKLGNITSNLDGKRIPLNSQQRAEKSIEKLYPYIGANNIMDYIDEYIFDEKILCLAEDGGSWGAKQICANIYNEKCWVNNHAHVLKENGKANLEYLRYFLNEADLNKYITGTTRGKLTKSALNSIEVPLPSLETQLDIANILTKAESLIAQRKESIRLLDEYLKSVFLEMFGDPEHNFNQYPVVALESLCSTIVDCPHSTPRKVEVKTQFPCIRTSELTNGYISWESMQYLDEEEYLVRTKRLKPEQGDIVYAREGTFGEAVVLPNSHRFSLGQRTMLFRPDKKKTNSIFLWAMVRSDYVFRQAQRKNSGSTVGHVNVKDIKKFNVLQPPKELQDNFSDIVLKIETLKAQYQQSLQELENLYGSLSQKAFKGELNLKDESLLMAAEPEVKYEKNI
- a CDS encoding N-6 DNA methylase, with translation MLQNNSTLQSLIAKLWQNFWEGGIANPLTAIEQMTYLIFMKRLDDLEAKRERDADFTGETYNSRFQGTYTLPGSDQKIDKSELRWSVFKHKPADEMLMHVQTRVFPFMKTLNGETSAFTKHMENAVFIMPKASLLVSAIQLIEDIFTEIERDATEGGQSFQDIQGDVYEMLLGEIAQAGKNGQFRTPRHIIKLMAELVAPQLGQNIADPACGTGGFLLGAYQYILSDLVRKKDASKLVTDEDGFERAAISAILTQELKQILDQSFSGYDIDTTMVRLGMMNLMMHGIDEPLIDYKDTLSKSFNENSKYDVIMANPPFTGNIDKGDINESLQLPTTKTELLFVERIFHMLKMGGTAAVIVPQGVLFGSGKAFKTLRQTLIEKAELKAVIAMPSGVFKPYAGVATAILLFTKGGETNNLWFYGMENDGYSLDDKRNKIANSDLQDIVKNYKTRKPEKDNDRKAKHFFVPKAEIKENGYDLSFSKYKEEVYEEVVYEKPDVIIGKLENIESEIGKGLAELKGLI